The Pseudomonadota bacterium DNA segment TCGGCCAGCCTTTCCGCCATTCGACCGAAAGCGACCTCTTCAACCAGGTTCATGACCGTCACCAGCCTCTGGTTCAACATGGTGAAGACAAATTTTCTCATGACCTCATGTCCGGCAATCAGCTCCCTGAAAAGAGCTGCCGGCAGCAGGAGAACTTCGCAATCACTCAAGGTTTCGGCGTTGGCCGGATAATCACTCGCGGAGAGAATGCAGGAGGCGTTCAAGATACAGGTGTCTCCCGGCCCGATTTCATAGAGGGTGATCTCCCTGCCACCCGGAGACAATTTGTAGACCCTGATCTCACCTGCCAGAATCAGGGCAATGTGCGAACAGGTGTCGCCATGCTTGTAGATCTGGCTGTTCGAATCAAACCGGTGCCCCACGGCTGACTCAAAGATTTTTTCAACCATCCCGGCCTGGGCCTGTCGGA contains these protein-coding regions:
- a CDS encoding Crp/Fnr family transcriptional regulator; its protein translation is MNRQKMEEFLEIFPSFRQAQAGMVEKIFESAVGHRFDSNSQIYKHGDTCSHIALILAGEIRVYKLSPGGREITLYEIGPGDTCILNASCILSASDYPANAETLSDCEVLLLPAALFRELIAGHEVMRKFVFTMLNQRLVTVMNLVEEVAFGRMAERLADYIVEKSEDDRLSVTHQVIANDLGTSREVISRLLKDLEHRGKISLSRNLITITGSL